The following proteins come from a genomic window of Alkalinema sp. FACHB-956:
- a CDS encoding NF038130 family PEP-CTERM protein: MNNRLRTITLTSVLAIGCSTIGLAPAHANSIQNTSIGGTAPTDYLLYDANGTNTFVNPNASLSSILSGNKNSPTGNIELAASSEKAGFDFSKSTTLNGTIGGRSISISSLTQSDWTAAYQGTTFGRYWFNQALTSNGFGSLVNTQMGNNFFNIFAGNGGFQRFSDPNISYVNQNAAGTISVGLAGHYNASSLFTQSIDQYLAKTPALPNSQRLALLNLKTQLSNSSKPIQASEIVKYTYNGVTNYGFSFTATQSGLVEKSDGISHSGNYEISIDGPPPVKVPEPGLALSLAGLSGWAVLQRRRKVV, from the coding sequence ATGAACAATCGCCTTCGTACAATCACATTGACTAGCGTTCTGGCGATCGGCTGTAGCACGATCGGCCTTGCACCAGCCCACGCCAACAGCATCCAAAACACCTCGATCGGTGGCACTGCCCCCACTGATTATCTGCTCTATGACGCCAACGGCACCAACACGTTCGTCAACCCCAATGCCAGCCTGAGCAGCATTCTCAGTGGCAACAAAAATAGTCCCACGGGCAATATCGAACTGGCCGCCAGCAGCGAAAAAGCCGGATTTGATTTCAGTAAATCTACGACCCTCAACGGCACGATCGGGGGCCGCAGCATCTCCATCAGTAGTCTCACGCAGAGCGACTGGACAGCCGCTTACCAAGGCACCACCTTTGGCCGTTACTGGTTTAACCAAGCCCTAACCAGCAACGGGTTCGGCAGCTTAGTTAACACCCAAATGGGGAATAATTTCTTCAACATTTTCGCTGGCAACGGTGGTTTCCAACGCTTTAGCGACCCCAACATTTCCTACGTTAATCAAAACGCAGCGGGTACGATTAGTGTTGGTTTAGCAGGTCACTACAACGCAAGTTCCTTGTTTACCCAATCGATCGATCAATACCTGGCCAAAACCCCAGCTCTCCCTAATAGCCAAAGACTTGCATTGTTGAATCTGAAAACACAACTCAGCAATAGCAGCAAACCTATTCAAGCTAGCGAAATCGTTAAGTACACCTACAACGGAGTTACCAACTACGGTTTTAGCTTCACCGCAACCCAGTCCGGTCTAGTGGAAAAAAGTGATGGCATTTCCCACAGCGGTAACTACGAAATTTCGATCGATGGCCCTCCTCCCGTCAAAGTTCCCGAACCTGGCCTTGCTTTGAGCTTAGCTGGATTGAGTGGTTGGGCTGTGCTCCAGCGTCGTCGTAAAGTTGTGTAG
- a CDS encoding TldD/PmbA family protein encodes MAKIEAIASAAKDVAAKLGIQKFDIYGSAVEETSVQVDSGEPQAMKASQRSGVTVRVWSEKGTVGVTSTTDVDAAGLEIALKTASEASEFGATENVPDFSPEATASIAAHESPRCTPAAVDTLLKTLVTAEKELLEAHPAIAGVPYNGLAQRDIERFYINSAGAVRHEAASIASLYLYTKTEAEGKKPRSAGAFRIAHGLDKLDVNGCVKEAADKTISHLNYEKVKTGKYRVVFSPEAFLSLFGAFSNLFNAQSILDKQSLSTPDSLNQAIASPLLSVCDDALHPENVGADTFDGEGTPTRRVPLITNGVLTSFLHSAGTAKRMGTEPTGNADMGAKVTVSANFFHVFAGEPAQETYRLETADNVILIDDLQALHAGVQALQGSFSLPFDGWLIKDGQRISVDSATVAGDIREVLNSIIYVEPEGHFTGGGVCPYIWVDSLSVTGE; translated from the coding sequence ATGGCAAAGATTGAAGCGATCGCATCCGCAGCCAAGGACGTAGCTGCAAAGTTAGGAATTCAAAAGTTTGATATTTACGGTTCCGCCGTCGAGGAAACCAGCGTACAGGTGGACAGTGGCGAACCCCAAGCGATGAAAGCCTCCCAACGATCGGGGGTGACGGTGCGGGTCTGGAGTGAGAAAGGTACCGTGGGCGTCACTTCCACCACCGATGTGGATGCGGCAGGGCTGGAAATTGCCTTGAAAACAGCGTCGGAAGCCAGCGAGTTTGGCGCGACGGAAAATGTACCCGACTTCAGCCCAGAGGCCACGGCTAGCATTGCGGCCCACGAATCTCCCCGCTGCACTCCGGCGGCGGTGGATACTCTGCTCAAAACGTTAGTCACGGCTGAAAAGGAATTGCTGGAAGCCCATCCGGCGATCGCAGGGGTACCCTACAACGGTTTGGCGCAACGGGACATCGAACGGTTTTACATCAACAGTGCGGGAGCGGTGCGTCATGAAGCCGCCTCGATCGCATCCCTCTACCTCTACACTAAAACGGAAGCAGAGGGCAAAAAGCCGCGCAGTGCCGGTGCTTTCCGGATTGCCCATGGGTTGGATAAGTTGGATGTGAATGGCTGCGTTAAGGAAGCGGCGGACAAGACAATCAGTCATTTGAACTACGAGAAGGTGAAAACGGGGAAATACCGCGTGGTGTTTTCGCCGGAAGCCTTTCTCAGCCTATTCGGTGCGTTTTCCAATCTGTTTAATGCCCAAAGCATTTTGGATAAACAAAGTTTGTCTACGCCCGATTCCTTAAATCAAGCGATCGCGTCACCGTTGCTGTCAGTGTGTGATGATGCATTGCACCCTGAAAATGTGGGAGCGGATACCTTTGATGGGGAAGGCACACCCACCCGCCGTGTCCCGTTGATTACCAATGGGGTGCTTACCAGTTTTCTGCATAGTGCGGGGACAGCCAAACGCATGGGTACCGAGCCGACGGGCAATGCCGATATGGGGGCCAAGGTGACGGTGAGCGCGAACTTTTTCCATGTCTTTGCGGGGGAACCGGCCCAGGAAACCTACCGTTTGGAGACGGCAGATAATGTGATTTTGATCGACGATTTGCAGGCGCTCCATGCAGGGGTACAAGCGTTGCAAGGGTCATTTTCGTTGCCGTTTGATGGTTGGTTGATCAAGGATGGCCAACGCATCAGCGTGGATTCAGCAACGGTGGCGGGGGATATCCGCGAGGTACTGAACTCAATTATCTATGTCGAACCGGAAGGCCACTTTACGGGTGGTGGCGTCTGTCCTTACATCTGGGTCGATAGCCTGTCGGTGACGGGTGAGTAA
- a CDS encoding TRAP transporter substrate-binding protein: MKRRNLITTAAIATATATSLSGCIRVRKASSSSNSSLPTVKWRMATSWPKSLETIFGGASTVCQRVAEMTDGRFTITPFAAGEIVPALQVMDAVQSGTVECGHTASYYYTGKNPVLAFGTAVPFGLNAQQQNAWLYHGGGLEALRKVYADFNIINFPAGNTGVQMGGWFKKEVKTVRDLNGLKMRIPGLGGKVMAQLGVNVQVLPGGEIYLALDRGAIDAAEWVGPYDDEKLGLHKAAQFYYYPGWWEPGPTLEVQVNRNAWNKLSKEYQAVFQTATQEANLNMLTQYDALNREAMARLIAHGTKFVPYSAEIMKAAQAASFNLYEENAGKDATFKSIYTQWKQFREQIAKWNAINELSYANFAAGNN, translated from the coding sequence ATGAAGCGTCGGAATTTAATCACCACAGCGGCGATCGCCACTGCCACGGCAACCAGTCTCTCCGGCTGCATTCGCGTTCGTAAAGCCTCTTCTAGCAGCAACAGCAGCCTTCCGACGGTGAAGTGGCGCATGGCGACCAGTTGGCCCAAATCCTTGGAAACCATTTTTGGGGGAGCCAGTACTGTTTGCCAGCGGGTGGCGGAAATGACCGATGGCCGCTTTACCATTACCCCCTTTGCCGCTGGGGAGATTGTGCCCGCTTTACAGGTGATGGATGCTGTGCAGTCCGGAACCGTGGAATGTGGCCATACCGCTAGCTACTATTACACGGGAAAAAATCCCGTCCTCGCCTTTGGCACCGCCGTGCCCTTTGGGTTAAATGCCCAGCAGCAAAATGCATGGCTCTACCACGGAGGGGGCTTGGAGGCGCTACGCAAGGTCTACGCTGATTTCAACATCATTAACTTCCCGGCGGGCAATACGGGCGTGCAAATGGGCGGTTGGTTCAAGAAGGAAGTGAAAACCGTCCGTGACCTGAATGGGCTTAAGATGCGGATTCCCGGCCTCGGCGGCAAGGTCATGGCTCAATTGGGTGTCAATGTGCAGGTGTTGCCCGGTGGAGAGATTTACCTAGCCCTCGATCGGGGGGCGATCGATGCCGCAGAGTGGGTCGGCCCCTACGATGATGAAAAATTGGGACTCCACAAGGCCGCACAGTTTTACTACTATCCCGGTTGGTGGGAACCGGGGCCAACCTTGGAAGTGCAGGTGAATCGCAATGCCTGGAACAAGCTGTCCAAGGAATACCAAGCAGTATTTCAAACGGCCACCCAAGAGGCTAATTTAAACATGCTGACCCAGTATGACGCCCTCAACCGGGAGGCTATGGCGCGGCTCATTGCCCATGGGACTAAGTTTGTGCCCTACAGTGCAGAAATTATGAAAGCGGCACAGGCCGCATCGTTTAATCTGTACGAGGAAAATGCTGGTAAAGATGCCACCTTCAAAAGCATTTATACTCAGTGGAAACAATTCCGTGAACAGATTGCAAAATGGAATGCGATTAATGAATTGAGTTACGCTAATTTTGCGGCAGGCAATAACTAG
- a CDS encoding DUF6335 family protein yields the protein MAYESMPHKLSTVTGGDLDADADRAEVSGEEAVGGSAAVPGQNDTEPLAEAVGIQLADQAPLHLKAIMEQRDRDRWELQPDSAVAEQDDDFENAGDTLKVIDLESI from the coding sequence ATGGCTTATGAATCCATGCCCCATAAATTGAGTACAGTGACTGGAGGCGACTTAGATGCCGATGCCGATCGAGCAGAGGTAAGCGGCGAAGAAGCAGTTGGAGGCAGTGCCGCTGTTCCCGGTCAAAACGACACAGAACCACTTGCAGAAGCCGTCGGCATTCAGCTTGCGGATCAAGCCCCACTACATCTAAAAGCCATAATGGAACAACGCGATCGTGATCGTTGGGAACTACAACCAGATTCTGCTGTGGCAGAGCAAGATGATGACTTCGAAAATGCAGGTGATACTCTGAAGGTAATTGACTTAGAATCTATTTAG
- a CDS encoding TldD/PmbA family protein: MLATPLLLTKELPNLKYASTSHRFDETWAAPLSTLLGLGRAAGADFIEFFLERVNYIGCMAEEDAITSISPRLSTGAGVRVFRGKADCYVSTNDLTFNGLKTALEKALGIMGLTLPGPNAFIPEINLELLRDYATKRNKEQWLGETSSMREMGDVLLAANGKLAQKASHVQSRRAVYFRDWQEVMVAASDGTFARDIRLTQSVGYSLLCADGANRSSINKRVGNTSDPGFLRNWNYEDSAEEVAESAGKMLYADYVESGSYPIVMANEFGGVIFHEACGHLLETTQIERKTTPFIEKKGEKIAHENLTAWDEGLTQDAFGTIDMDDEGMPAQRTLLIENGVLKNFISDRAGSLRTGHPRTGSGRRQNFTYAAASRMRNTYIAPGNYSMDDLFSSIDKGIYCKKMGGGSVGATGEFNFAVDEAYLIENGQLTKPLKGATLIGEAVDIMQKISMCSQDLGLAAGFCGSVSGSVYCTVGQPHLKVDSITVGGR; encoded by the coding sequence ATGCTAGCAACACCGTTACTGCTGACCAAAGAACTTCCGAATCTGAAGTATGCCAGTACGTCCCACCGCTTTGACGAAACCTGGGCAGCGCCCCTCTCGACCTTGTTGGGCTTGGGGCGAGCCGCTGGGGCCGATTTCATTGAGTTTTTTTTAGAGCGGGTGAATTACATTGGCTGTATGGCGGAAGAAGATGCCATCACCAGCATTTCGCCTCGCCTGTCCACGGGGGCAGGGGTACGGGTCTTCCGGGGCAAGGCGGACTGCTATGTCTCCACTAATGATTTGACCTTTAATGGCCTGAAGACAGCGTTAGAAAAGGCACTGGGCATTATGGGGCTGACGCTGCCGGGGCCTAACGCCTTTATCCCAGAAATTAACCTGGAGTTACTGCGGGATTACGCCACGAAGCGCAATAAGGAGCAATGGCTGGGCGAAACCAGTTCCATGCGGGAAATGGGCGATGTGTTGCTGGCGGCGAATGGTAAGTTGGCGCAGAAGGCTAGCCATGTCCAGTCGCGGCGGGCGGTGTATTTCCGGGATTGGCAGGAAGTGATGGTGGCAGCCAGTGATGGCACCTTTGCACGGGATATTCGCCTGACCCAATCCGTTGGTTACAGCCTACTCTGTGCCGATGGAGCCAACCGATCGAGCATTAACAAGCGGGTGGGCAATACCAGCGATCCGGGCTTTCTGCGCAACTGGAACTATGAAGATAGCGCGGAAGAAGTGGCAGAGTCCGCAGGCAAAATGCTCTATGCCGATTACGTGGAGTCGGGCAGCTATCCGATCGTCATGGCCAATGAGTTTGGTGGAGTCATTTTCCACGAAGCCTGCGGTCACCTGTTGGAAACAACGCAGATCGAGCGGAAAACCACACCGTTTATCGAGAAGAAGGGTGAAAAAATTGCCCACGAAAATCTCACGGCCTGGGATGAAGGGCTGACCCAGGATGCCTTTGGGACGATCGACATGGATGATGAGGGGATGCCAGCCCAACGGACGCTGTTGATTGAAAATGGCGTGTTGAAAAACTTCATTTCCGATCGGGCCGGATCCCTGCGGACGGGTCATCCTCGCACGGGAAGCGGTCGTCGCCAAAACTTCACCTATGCAGCAGCGAGTCGGATGCGTAATACCTACATCGCGCCGGGGAATTATTCCATGGACGATCTGTTTAGCTCGATCGACAAGGGCATCTACTGCAAAAAGATGGGTGGTGGCAGCGTCGGTGCTACGGGTGAATTCAACTTTGCCGTGGATGAAGCGTACTTAATCGAAAATGGGCAACTCACCAAACCGCTGAAGGGTGCAACCTTGATCGGGGAAGCGGTGGATATCATGCAAAAGATTTCTATGTGCTCCCAGGATTTAGGCTTGGCCGCAGGGTTCTGTGGTTCCGTGAGTGGGAGTGTTTACTGCACCGTGGGTCAACCCCATCTCAAAGTCGATTCTATTACCGTTGGTGGACGCTAA
- a CDS encoding cytosine deaminase → MLFDSNHYWLRNARVPASLLLGGSKWTPRKPPIDHLLTVDIEIQEGVIGTITAAGTFSSFSAPSIDLQNGMVWPCFVDMHTHLDKGHIWNRAPNPNGTFEGALTTVQKDSKQRWNEQDVYRRMEFGLKCSYAHGTQAIRTHLDSADKQGKISFEVFRQLQAEWHDRLILQAVSLVSLDYYLTPKGEKLADLVAEMGGILGGVAYTNPDLEQQIDRTFQLAKHRKLLLDFHVDENGDPESRCLHLIAEATIKHKYKGKVVCGHCCSLAVQPPEQAAATIALVKKAGIGIVSLPMCNLYLQDRQAARTPYWRGVTRIHELKKAGVPVAIASDNCRDPFYGFGDHDGLEVFNQAVRIAHLDRPYGDWPNVVTMTPAELMGLSQVGRIGGGLSADLVLFKARSFSELLSRSQHDRIVLRNGKQIETTLPDYAELDDLLY, encoded by the coding sequence ATGTTGTTCGACTCTAACCATTACTGGCTTCGGAATGCCCGTGTGCCTGCGTCATTACTCCTAGGGGGATCCAAGTGGACACCCCGCAAACCGCCGATCGATCATTTGCTGACGGTGGATATTGAAATTCAAGAGGGTGTCATTGGGACGATTACGGCGGCGGGTACGTTTAGCAGCTTTAGTGCACCATCGATCGACCTCCAAAATGGCATGGTGTGGCCTTGTTTTGTGGATATGCACACCCATTTGGATAAGGGGCATATTTGGAATCGAGCACCCAATCCTAATGGCACCTTTGAAGGAGCCTTAACAACAGTTCAAAAGGACTCTAAACAACGCTGGAATGAACAAGATGTTTATCGGCGTATGGAATTTGGACTGAAATGTAGCTATGCCCACGGAACCCAAGCTATTCGTACCCATCTTGATTCAGCAGATAAACAGGGGAAAATTAGTTTTGAAGTGTTTCGGCAATTGCAAGCAGAATGGCACGATCGCCTAATCCTACAAGCAGTTTCCCTGGTTTCATTGGATTATTACCTAACACCTAAGGGGGAAAAGCTGGCGGATTTAGTGGCAGAGATGGGTGGAATTTTAGGCGGTGTTGCTTATACCAATCCCGATCTGGAACAGCAAATCGATCGCACCTTTCAACTGGCAAAACATCGGAAGCTTCTACTGGATTTTCATGTGGATGAAAATGGTGATCCGGAGTCTCGGTGTTTACATCTGATTGCAGAGGCGACCATTAAACACAAATACAAAGGGAAAGTGGTTTGTGGCCATTGCTGTAGCCTTGCAGTACAGCCGCCAGAACAGGCAGCAGCAACGATCGCCTTGGTGAAAAAAGCAGGCATTGGCATTGTCAGCTTGCCCATGTGTAACCTCTATTTGCAGGATCGGCAGGCGGCGCGAACGCCCTATTGGCGGGGGGTGACGCGCATTCATGAATTGAAAAAAGCCGGGGTTCCAGTGGCGATCGCGAGTGATAATTGCCGTGATCCGTTCTATGGGTTTGGTGATCACGATGGACTGGAGGTGTTTAATCAAGCGGTGCGGATTGCCCATCTCGATCGGCCCTATGGCGACTGGCCCAATGTCGTGACGATGACCCCGGCGGAGTTGATGGGGTTATCCCAGGTAGGCCGAATTGGGGGAGGCTTGTCGGCGGATTTAGTTCTTTTTAAAGCTCGTAGTTTTAGCGAATTGCTATCGCGCAGCCAGCACGATCGGATAGTTCTACGCAATGGCAAACAAATTGAAACGACCCTCCCCGATTATGCAGAATTAGATGATTTATTGTATTAA